The Chlamydiales bacterium region AAAAAGCACAGATTTTAATTGAAAAGCTATCTCCTGGACCCATTACTTTTCTTTTACCAAAAAGCTTACTTATACCTGATTTAGTAACCAGTGCAAGTCCTCTTGTCGCTCTTCGTATACCTTCCCACCCACTCACACTCAACTTGCTTAAAACACTTCCCTTTCCATTAGCAGCGCCCAGCGCAAACCCGTTTGGATATATAAGCCCAACTTGCGCAGCACACGTATATGATCAATTACATAATCTTATTCCCTACATTTTAGATGGAGGCAATTCTCATATTGGTATTGAGTCTACAATCATTGGCTTTGAAAATGAAGAACTTCCGACCATTTATAGACTTGGAGGGATACCTATGGATGCAATTACTTCACTAATAGGTCCCGTTCACGTGCTTTCTTGTTCTTCTTCTAACCCCAAAGCCCCCGGACAATTAAAAAGTCACTATGCACCCAAAAAGCCCTTCCTTGTGGGCTCTATTCCCAATCTTTTAGAAGAATATAAGCATAAAAAGATCGCTATTCTCTCTTTTCAACATTGTTATGACAAAAATAGTTGTTATATACAACTTGCTCCCGATGGTAAACTTTCAACAGCTGCTCGCAATCTTTTTGCTTCCATGAGAACCCTTGACAGTGCTCCTGTCGACCTCATCCTTGCTGAATTTGTTCCAGATGTAGGACTTGGAAGAGCTATCAACGATAGATTAGCCAGAGCTGCTGCAAAGAATTATACACAAACAACTTGATTATAACTCTCTTTTTGAAGATAATTTATCCCGATATTTAATTTTAAGGAGATTTTGAAGATGGCAAAGCTAATTTTCAAAGATAGTAATGAAGAAATTGAACTACCAGATGGATCCCCTATTGCTGAAGCCTGTGAAGAAGCAGGCGTTCCTTTTGCTTGTACAGAGGGTGTTTGTGGTACTTGCGTCATAGAAGTTGTGAACGGCATGGAAAATCTATCCGAATTTACAGAAGAAGAAAAAGATTTTCTTGGCAGCTTAGACAGAGAACGACTTGCTTGTCAGTGCAAAATCAAATGCAATTCAGTAACGCTAACATTCTAAATTTAAAGGACTTATCATGACAACAGAGAATAACACTATCACATCAGACATGACAATAGAAGATATTCTTGGCATGTTTCCAAACAAAAGCCAACGTCTTGCTCATGAAATTTCCAAAGCAGGTCTTCACTGTGCTGGATGCCATGCAGCAACATGGGAAACTTTAGAAGCTGGAATGTTGAGCCACGGAAAAACTCTACCTCAAGTCGATGCATTAGTACAAGCCCTCAACAATCTTTTAGCTGAAACTTCTGATCCTGAAACAATTTCTCTCACACCAAAAGCTGCTCTAAAATATCAAGAAATTTTAAAGGAAGACGGTAAGAGCGGCTGGGGCCTTCGCTTTTCTGAACAGCCAGCTGGCTGCAGTGGCCTAGAGTATGTTCTTGATTACTCTGAAAAACCAGATGCAGATGATGCCGTTTTTGAGTGCTGGGGCGTAGATATCCACGTGAAGAAAGGAATGGTTCCTCGTCTTCTTGGATCAGAAATTGATTACATTGAAGGTGGCCTGCAGGGCGGTGGCTTTAAGATCTCCAACCCAAATGTCAAATCATCTTGTGGTTGCGGCGATACACATAGCTATTAACTTTTGCTAATTTTCATCTTACTAAGCTGGGTCATTAAATCACAAAAGTCAGTGCAATCCTTATAGTTTGCGTAAAAGAGAGCCTTTATGCATTGCAACTGCTTAGAGCTGCAGCCTCCTAGTTTTTGATTGATATAGAGGCTATTTAGTCTTGCTGCAACTTTCTGAGCTGTATCCAATCCTTGAGTTTCAATGTTTCTCTGCAAAAATAAGCAGATGCTCTTGTGATTAAGATAATAAGATTTTCCATTGATATTAAATGCAGAGGCAACCCCAAAAAACTGTAAAAACCAGCCCATAAAAGTTGAGTAACATCGTATACCAGCTCCCTTTTTTTCAGCTCCATTCTCAAAAATCACACTATTAAACTTTTCCTTAGAAAGAGTGGAAATATATAGCCGATTTTCAAAAAAGTGCTCTGAAAGGTAACAATTTATAGTCATAAAAACCCTTATTTTTAAAAGTTAATCTTATTATAATAGCTATTGTATCATAATTATGCCATAAAAGTATATAACATTTTTTTAATTATTCAGTTCGTTTCGTATATTTTTGTGTATACATCAATAGACAAAAATTGTTATATATCAGAGCTTGGATCAACACTGGATCAATTAAGATGCATGAATTCTCAACTTTTTCTATGGAAAAGTCTAACTCCTCTTTCGAAGATATACTACAGCAAATTTTTCCAATAGACGTGCGCCACAATACATTAAAGCGCACATTTGATGTTGTTTTTAGCATTTTTACCTTGCTTATGCTCTTGCCCTTCTTTTGCATTATTGCTCTTATTATCATTTCTACGTCACAAGGTCCTATTTTCTATGGTCACAAGCGCATTGGAAGGGGCGGTAGAATCTTTAAATGCTACAAATTTCGTACAATGTATAAAGATGCGGATAGTAGGCTCAATGATTTACTTACAAATCATCCTTCTTTAAAGCAAGAATGGGAAAAAACCCATAAGCTCAAGTCTGATCCAAGAATCACTCCTATCGGGGCTTTTCTCA contains the following coding sequences:
- a CDS encoding sugar transferase — translated: MHEFSTFSMEKSNSSFEDILQQIFPIDVRHNTLKRTFDVVFSIFTLLMLLPFFCIIALIIISTSQGPIFYGHKRIGRGGRIFKCYKFRTMYKDADSRLNDLLTNHPSLKQEWEKTHKLKSDPRITPIGAFLRKTSLDELPQFWNVIVADLSIVGPRPVVEEEIERHIGVKAAKILSIRPGITGLWQTSGRSNTSYAYRVALDEQYVDQHSFFFDIKLILKTIPCILFSRGAY
- a CDS encoding iron-sulfur cluster assembly accessory protein; translated protein: MTTENNTITSDMTIEDILGMFPNKSQRLAHEISKAGLHCAGCHAATWETLEAGMLSHGKTLPQVDALVQALNNLLAETSDPETISLTPKAALKYQEILKEDGKSGWGLRFSEQPAGCSGLEYVLDYSEKPDADDAVFECWGVDIHVKKGMVPRLLGSEIDYIEGGLQGGGFKISNPNVKSSCGCGDTHSY
- a CDS encoding 2Fe-2S iron-sulfur cluster-binding protein, yielding MAKLIFKDSNEEIELPDGSPIAEACEEAGVPFACTEGVCGTCVIEVVNGMENLSEFTEEEKDFLGSLDRERLACQCKIKCNSVTLTF
- a CDS encoding L-threonylcarbamoyladenylate synthase, translating into MNTIIGQDINIAKECLLQGMLVAIPTETVYGLAGNALDVATVTKIFETKNRPVFDPLIVHTHSLDTLFSLATYVPKKAQILIEKLSPGPITFLLPKSLLIPDLVTSASPLVALRIPSHPLTLNLLKTLPFPLAAPSANPFGYISPTCAAHVYDQLHNLIPYILDGGNSHIGIESTIIGFENEELPTIYRLGGIPMDAITSLIGPVHVLSCSSSNPKAPGQLKSHYAPKKPFLVGSIPNLLEEYKHKKIAILSFQHCYDKNSCYIQLAPDGKLSTAARNLFASMRTLDSAPVDLILAEFVPDVGLGRAINDRLARAAAKNYTQTT